In the Rhododendron vialii isolate Sample 1 chromosome 2a, ASM3025357v1 genome, CTCAGATTAGTGCTAAAATTTCCTCTCATCGGTAATTTCTGATGCATTTTTTATTAGTAGATCACGTGACGAGGGGAGTGAAATTCTTGAGAGGAAAAAATTCTCACATGATTCATTGATTCGACTACGGACAACACCAATAAATAGTAGAAAAGTTAGGAAGATTACCATTTTACACAATATAGTTACGCTATATCTTATGTGGGGTTAATTCTGGACTCCATAAAAGTACAGAAAATTCTTatagattttaaaatattattttgtcgaactctataaaaaattagctctaacggatatcggCAAATTATTTCTGGAAGGATATGGGTTTCAGACCCATACAGGATGTTTGGGTTTCGGCCTATGTAGATGAGTTTGTCCCATATGGATGTCCTTCGATTGATTTCTTAACATTCATAGGTTTTGGGTCCCGGATTAGATAGAAGTGTTCTACGAACATGGGTGTAGTTTCTTTGCTCCTATTAGCCTTGTAACATcttcaaaattaattaaatttttttgcctttaaaaaaaattattatttatggATACGTATGGGCGAAATTGTGCAATTATAGatgttttctagatttttgtgggatttgAAGTGACTCCACATAAATGTAGTGTAACTATATAATGTATAATGTATGTAGTACCTCTTAAGGGAGAGAGCACCAAAACACGAGAAAATTGGGTACGTGTATTACTCATTCCAACTAATTTACTATGGTCCGAACACCGTATTGTATACTTATTTGGtaaattattcaaaacaaaattaagtttACCAAAAATCGATATCCACGTGTTTGAACAACAGTACTCGATCAACGTAATTTTCATCGTGGTTGATATTCTCGACGGGCtttaaaaagtgaataattcTGATCTTTCGTATGTGCTTGGAAAGGGACCACAAATGACCCAAGCTGGACAGGCAAGCAAATTGGACCGGGGCCTAGTACTTAAGCGTGAGCACTCTCTATCACCAAACACATGACAAATCACCTGCTTCCTCTTCCCATAATTTTTGTCCGGCCCGCAAAACGATGTCCCAAACataacataattttttcaagaaaaaattcaaattaaaagaactcattgatatctagtaaattgttaaaaaaaaaatttgaatttttctagcaaaaattgcattattttgcgaaccagacaaatattttgagacaaAAGGAGTATAAGTATTTTGCCACTCacagaggggagagagaaaaaaacccACCTACAAGTACTTCGAGAAGAACAAGATCCAAGATTCTACACACAATATTAAGGATTTATGAACAACACTACTGTAACACTACTTATACATGTGATGTTAAACAATAGAATTGAGACTActacctctctctttttctctctctatcttacATTTCATATAAATAAGAGTGTTCTATGTTACAAATCAAAATTGTGGTGGAGTTGCAAAGAGCACATCTAGTTTTCTTCAACAACTTCAACTATAACAAGAGCATCTTAGCTTTCAATCAGATActacaaaagtaaaataaaattgcaCAATCTTTACCCAGCCGGCGCCAAGCCCATTCACCCAACCCACTGTTTTTCGCAGGGTCTCTCGCCTTCGGGACCACGTGGAATGTTCTTCCATGCCAAATGAATTAGTTCTTCAATGCAAACTGTCCACTGATGCCAACCCTCCTTCGGGACCACGTGGAATGTTCTTCCATGCCAAATGAATTAGTTCTTCAATGCAAACTGTCCACTGATGCCAACCCACTGGAGAGCAACGATGACATGTGACGGATTTATTTcacttgaaaacaaaataagatgTCTGTATCAGTCACGTGCGTGTATGGCAGAAAAATGCAGCCATAAAACCAGAAACTCGTCTCTCAAGAGCTGGATGCGACTATTTTCACCAAGTTAGGTCTGCTGAAGAGGTCACCTCAGCCATTCATTCCCAGTTAAATACCCATCAGTAACAAATATTGTTTGGCAAAGGGATTATACCAGAAAATCATCTCTCTAGGGCTGGATGCTTCCCAAAATTAACCTAGTTTTGGTCTGCTAAAGAGAACCTCATCAGCCATTCCCGGTTAACTACCCATCTGCTCGATCACACATGGAGGAAATATAAAACTGGAGTATCAACACTGAAACTCATCCCTCATGAGCTGAATGCTTTCAATAGTCACCAAGTTTTCATCTTCTGAAGAGATTTCCAATTCACCACATTACGTCATTCACGGTTACACAACCATTTGCAATGAATACCATATGGTAGAGGGTTAAAGCGGAAAATCTCTCTCAAGAGATGGATGCTTCCAGCATTGCCCAAGTATCGTTCTTCTGAAGAGCTCACCTCATCCAGTCATTTCTGTTTAAAGACGCACCAGCAAGGAACAACATCCGGCAGACGTATAAAGCCGGACATCATCTTTCAAGAGCGGGATGCTTCCAAAAAATTCACCAAATATTGGTCTTCTGAAGAACTCACCTCATCAACTCATATCAGGTTAAACACCCCTCAGTAAGGAATAACATACGGCAGAGCACAAATATCTGCTGATTCTATCTGCAGAGCTTCAGCCCATACCCTTGGGCTCTCAGCAGACCCCACCTTGGGCTTCTTCTTGGCCAGACAATCTTTGCTGCTAAATAGCCATTCCTGGTCATCAAAATCAGACCAGTCCTCCATTTTGGGAACTGAAAGTACCTTGCTCAGATACTCTGAATCAGGATGGGGCGGCTTTATCAAAGCTTCACCATTTTTCTCAGCTTTTGTACTTGGAGATGGGGACTTTTTTGAGGAGATGGGCAATGGCTGAGATTCTATCACCCCATTTACCTTGAGTTCCTTGTTATTCAACTTAAGATTACTCGGTGACACACCCTGCCTATCAGAAGTCAAAAGGATGGGAGTTTGGCAAGGTTCCACTTTCCTTCCATTCTCTACCAATGGATGAGGACTGGGCCTTGGAAATTTTATGGGCCTAACATCAGTACCTGCAAGGCAATTTCAACAAGGAAGTAATACTTGTTAGAAGAAGGGTGATCACAGTTGAACATGCTTGGAAAAGTGTATTAACACTTTGCTGGGTTGTTGGATTTGAAGAGGGGaaagaaaagcaagaaggaaaaggaagagaaactAGCTTCAAGAATCCCCTTTTCATCTCCCCACACAAATTCCTTAgtaaatccaagatccaaaaaCATAGGAATACCACATACGACTAGATCTCATTCTGGTACATGATAACAAATGAACACCCTTGAATCCTCGCAAGACAATCCGCAGAACTCTTAAGATCTATTGACATGAATGAATAATCAATTTTGCCCTTAGGGGTTATTGATACCGGATTTCGCAAATGGGaaagaagaaaagtaaaaatgataAAAGGGATAAagctcaccacccaagttaggAAACCAACGGGATACAGATTGACACCACCCGACGAGGGATACAAGGCTTAATATACTCGCCACTCTAAGGAATCCACCTTAAGAGATAAAGAGTAAACAAGAAGATAAActtctcacaagccaaaggcAATTTAACTTCAAAACACACTCTCTAATGATTTCATTCATAGCAAATGATTATATAGGACTTGTTGGAACATCCCTCCaacataggaaaaataaaattagattTCCAAGATTAGAGCTTAATGAGAAATAAAGACAATTGACTTTCTAAAAACTAGGAAGACTCTTGAAAACTTAAGAGACACTTAGAAACTTAAAAAGAACATAAAAACATTCCTAGAGGAATTAAAGACGCCATGAGAAATGCAAAAGACTGACTCGATACTTGTTACGAGAAAACAAATCATTATTGTCATGAAACTCCGTTATCAGTTTTAAAGGAAAAGTCCTAGTCCTAGCATGAAGCAACCTAGGCTAAAAACCTTTCCTACCAAGGAAACtaagaaaggaaaatacaagTCTACCAAAAATAGCAGATTTGACATGAACTCAAATCTGGAAACTAGAAAATAATATAGAAAGGTGCCAAAAAACAAGTATAGCACAAATTATTGCTACAAAAGAGTTTCCTAATACAAGAATACCTCAAATCTTCTCCTACGTCACAAACATGAGGTAGCCTATCTTCTGTTTCTTTTGTTCAAATGTAAAAACAACATAGTGCATCCTATCATTTGCAACAAAGTTCAACACAATAGCTTTCTAAGATCAGGAGGAATCTCACAAATGCCATATGAGTACACGTGGATCTGGCACTCGGACAAAACACTTTCATTACCACCTCCACCGCTTGTTCAAAACAGAAGTGCCCAAGTTGCTTCCCCAAAGAAATAAAAGTGTAATAGCCATCAAAGTAAATTAAAAACTCACCACCAGAAGTAAACAGGATGGCAGTATGGCAAGGTTCCaattttcttccattctccGTCGACAGATGAGGACTGGGCCGTGGCATTTTACGAGGCCTAACATCCGTGGCTGCAAGGCAATTCAACAAGAAGTACCATTAGTCAATTACGAAGAAGGGTGATCACAGACTGGTTCATAAACTTTCATTAGGGCCCCTGTTCAGGAAAAAGTGAACACGTTAACAACCAGTTCAGAACAGTTCATTAAGACTAACCATGCAAAAATCCATTCACTTCGAGGTCCTTCCTTTTCTTGAGAATTCCCTCGGTAGCAGAATTCCTGTCACCGTCCTTGGCACCATGTGTATTTCTAACCTTCAAAGCACCAAGTTGGTCATTCTTCTGGCTATCTTGCAATTTACCCCCATCTTTAGTCTTATGTTCACCTTTCTCCTTCActttctcctcctttttcttctccttatCCCTCTCTTTGTCCTTCCCGTGGCTTTTCTTctccttgtctttatccttgcgTTTCTCCCCACCTTTGTCGCCACCTTCCCTCTCTTTTGATTTCTCCTCCTCTTCCACCCGTTGCTCAAACTGTTTCTCCAATGGTCTTGGCAGAACATCCACTCTGTTTTGGACCAATCCAACAAGGTTCTGGACCACTGCACTACCACTACATCTTGCATTAACCCCACTGATCTTTTTATTGTCAACTCCTTTCTCATCGTTCCTTTCCTTCCCTCCAGACAGATTTCTTGCATCCTTAAGCACAACTCTGTCCCGCTCAACATTTTTCCATTCTGTGACTGGAAGTCTATCAACTAATTGGCTCCCAgttccttcttcttcatctctAATCCTCCTGCACAACTCTTGAACAAATTTGAATTCCCCAGTTCCCTCAGCAAAAAGACTGTTGCGAATAGGCGTGTCTCCACTGTGACCATGAAACTGCAAGACCCGTTTCTTTTCCTCTGAGATACTGTTTTTGTCTTTGTCTTTATCTTTATCTCTCTCGCTATGTTTTTGATCAAGCTTCTCCTTCTTGTTACTATCAGATTGAACCGCAAGCCTCTTGTCCTCTGAGGGGGTctttttatctttatctttgtccctttccttctccttctttttctccttgtctttttctttcctgTCTTTCTTGTCTCTATGTTTTCCATCGCTTCtatctttctcctttttctctttatcttccCTTTTCTCCTTgtccttcttttccttcttagGCTTCTTCTCTCTTTGCTTCTCCTGAAGATTATGTCGAGGGTTTAGTGAATCCaactaaaatattttacaacaGCCATCCAGAATATGATTAAATCCAATAGAGCAGACTGGCAACAAAGTGTTCAAATGACAAACATTCACACACGAACTACAAATGCCATACTttaaaagtatatatatatattggcaaGGAAAATAAGACTACTATGCCGGAAATCAATAATACGAAAAATCGTGCAAAGGAGCGCTAGAGGCCTAGAGCTTGTCCCGCAACAATGTAATA is a window encoding:
- the LOC131310570 gene encoding uncharacterized protein LOC131310570, which translates into the protein MSRCFPFPPPGYEKKARLDDANSLNKEKQREKKPKKEKKDKEKREDKEKKEKDRSDGKHRDKKDRKEKDKEKKKEKERDKDKDKKTPSEDKRLAVQSDSNKKEKLDQKHSERDKDKDKDKNSISEEKKRVLQFHGHSGDTPIRNSLFAEGTGEFKFVQELCRRIRDEEEGTGSQLVDRLPVTEWKNVERDRVVLKDARNLSGGKERNDEKGVDNKKISGVNARCSGSAVVQNLVGLVQNRVDVLPRPLEKQFEQRVEEEEKSKEREGGDKGGEKRKDKDKEKKSHGKDKERDKEKKKEEKVKEKGEHKTKDGGKLQDSQKNDQLGALKVRNTHGAKDGDRNSATEGILKKRKDLEVNGFLHATDVRPRKMPRPSPHLSTENGRKLEPCHTAILFTSGGTDVRPIKFPRPSPHPLVENGRKVEPCQTPILLTSDRQGVSPSNLKLNNKELKVNGVIESQPLPISSKKSPSPSTKAEKNGEALIKPPHPDSEYLSKVLSVPKMEDWSDFDDQEWLFSSKDCLAKKKPKVGSAESPRVWAEALQIESADICALPYVIPY